The sequence CGGAGTGAGATCTCCGGTGGACGGCTGCGGCAGCCCGAGGTCGCTGTGCAGCTCGCGGAAGATGTTGATCAGGCTGGGCGGCAGCGGGCGTACCTCCGGCGCCACGGAGAACGACAGACCTACCGCGTGTCCGGGAGTGGGGTACGGGTCCTGGCCGACGATCAGGACGCGTACCTCGTCGAAGGGCTGCTGGAAGGCCCGCAGGACGTTCGGTCCGGCCGGGAGGTAGGTGCGTCCCGCGGCGATCTCCGCGCGCAGGAAGTCGCCCATCTCGGCGATCCGCCCGGCGACGGGTTCCAGGGCTTTCGCCCAGCCCGGTTCGACGATTTCATGCAACGGTCGTGGTGCCACGGGCGTCACCCTACTGCCGTACGCCCGCCGCCGATCAACCGATGGCCGAAGCACGACCGGGTTTCCGCCGGGGCCGGGGCCGGTGCGCAGCGGTCGGTGAGGCCGCTCGCGCCGGCGGTTGCGTCCCAGGGTGTGGCCGGTTCGCCGAGGAGCGGGTCAGCCGATCACCGCCGCGCGTACGCACAGCACGTCCGGCAGGTGCGCGGCCAGTTGCCGCCAGCTGTCGCCGTCGTCGGCCGAGGCGAACACCTCGCCGTTGCGGTTGCCGAAGTACACGCCGGCCGGATCGGAGTCGTCCGTGCACAGGGCGTCCCGCAGCACCGTGCCGTAGTGGTCCTCCGCCGGCAGCCCCTCGGCCAGCGGCTCCCACGACCGGCCCGCGTCGGCGGTGCGGAACACCCGGCAGCGGTGCTCCGCGGGCACCCGGTCGACGTCGGCTCCGATCGGGAAGACGTACGCCGTGTCGCCCCGGCGCGGATGGGCGGCCACCGCGAAGCCGAACGTGGACGGCAGGCCCGCGCCGATGTCGGTCCAGCGCGCGCCCGCGTCGTCGCTGCGGTAGACCCCCCAGTGGTTCTGCAGGTACAGCCGGTCCGGGTCGCGCGCGTCTCTGGCGATCTTGGGCACGCACTGGCCGAACTCCGGGTGCGGGTCCGGCAGGAAGACCGCGGACACCCCGGAGTTGGACGGCGCCCAGCTCGCGCCGCCGTCCGTCGTGCGGAACACCCCGGCCGCGGAGACCGCCACCGTCACGACCCGCGGATCGCGCGCGTCGGTGAGCACCGTGTGCAGGCCCTCGCCGCCCAGGCCCGGCACCCACCGGGAGCGCGTCGGGTGCTCCCACAGCGGCCGGATCA comes from Streptomyces sp. SCL15-4 and encodes:
- a CDS encoding uracil-DNA glycosylase, whose protein sequence is MAPRPLHEIVEPGWAKALEPVAGRIAEMGDFLRAEIAAGRTYLPAGPNVLRAFQQPFDEVRVLIVGQDPYPTPGHAVGLSFSVAPEVRPLPPSLINIFRELHSDLGLPQPSTGDLTPWTQQGVLLLNRALTTAPRSPGAHRGKGWEEVTEQAIRALAARGKPLVSILWGRDARNLRPLLGSLPAVESAHPSPMSADRGFFGSRPFSRANDLLMQQGGQPVDWRLP
- a CDS encoding sialidase family protein, whose product is MAEVLLAVGTRKGLFIGRRSGGSWEFDERPYFTAQAVYSVAIDTRASRPRLLAGGDSTHWGPSVFHSDDLGRTWTEPARPAVRFPKDTGASLERVWQLHPSAAEPDVVYAGTQPAALYRSEDRGESFALIRPLWEHPTRSRWVPGLGGEGLHTVLTDARDPRVVTVAVSAAGVFRTTDGGASWAPSNSGVSAVFLPDPHPEFGQCVPKIARDARDPDRLYLQNHWGVYRSDDAGARWTDIGAGLPSTFGFAVAAHPRRGDTAYVFPIGADVDRVPAEHRCRVFRTADAGRSWEPLAEGLPAEDHYGTVLRDALCTDDSDPAGVYFGNRNGEVFASADDGDSWRQLAAHLPDVLCVRAAVIG